A single window of Nicotiana tomentosiformis chromosome 1, ASM39032v3, whole genome shotgun sequence DNA harbors:
- the LOC104088235 gene encoding kinesin-like protein KIN-14I, with protein MAMEEGILAISVASVVEDVLQQHGKRLSDIDLASRKAEEASLRRYEAAGWLRKTVGVVAAKDLPAEPSEEDFRLGLRSGIVLCNVLNKIQPGAVQKVVEAPPDSANVPDGAALSAYQYFENVRNFLVAVEEMGLPSFEASDLEKGGKSSRIVNCVLALKSYAEWKQGGGSGSWKYSGNSKPSSAGKQFFRRNSEPFMNSISRTSSISDKSLDSTEHDAREMVNAGSLHMLVRELLSDKKQEDVPFIVENMLSKVMEEFEHRLASQSEQLKTSQKETAVSTTDGSPLELTREETQVAMVKDEEKAASEGICGRINIDDGVSTTQVVKQLMLVEQQHREVQQLKSTLRAAKVDMQFLQLKYQEEVSNLGKHLHGLAHAASSYQKVLEENRKLYNQVQDLKGNIRVYCRVRPFLPGQQNGLSTVDHIDYENITITTSSKYGKEGKKLFTFNKVFGPSATQAEVFADTQPLIRSVLDGFNVCIFAYGQTGSGKTHTMTGPSDLTKETLGVNYRALSDLFLISEQRRDVISYDISVQMVEIYNEQVRDLLTPDGVNKKVEIRNSSQKGFNVPDANLVPVTSTSDVMNLMNLGHKNRAVSATAMNDRSSRSHSCLTVHVQGRNMTSGAILRGSMHLVDLAGSERVDKSEAVGDRLKEATHINKSLSALGDVISSLAQKNSHVPYRNSKLTQLLQDSLGGQAKTLMFVHISPELNAVGETLSTLKFAERVSTVELGTARVNKESSDVKELKEQIASLKAALARKEEEQGRRPLSRSCTPERVRTGSCGSSLSSSWQSMGDLSSHHGQLIEDVGSNIEVKKKSASKMRRRSLDPKDFQMNSPPWPPVNSPASREDDKESVSGDWVDKIMVNKQDGLSRSSSLRGWEDETRQSSGLLYRKCSSESSKVYPEQPINKVASNKKDGQDYETSRIRSEAGSVDDLDDLETATSDSSELEFPWQPNLQKVSQTPNGLGSKLKKPSPKQVKKPEIRSLIPPPPTRRLSNGMVSPSAKTGRAAALEGKRKTVSGK; from the exons ATGGCAATGGAGGAGGGGATTCTAGCAATATCTGTGGCATCAGTGGTGGAGGATGTTTTGCAACAACACGGGAAGCGACTGAGCGACATTGATTTGGCTTCTCGCAAAGCTGAGGAAGCTT CATTGAGAAGATATGAAGCAGCAGGGTGGCTCAGAAAGACAGTCGGAGTGGTTGCGGCTAAAGATTTGCCGGCAGAGCCTTCAGAAGAAGATTTTAGACTTGGATTGCGCAGTGGAATTGTGCTTTGCAATGTTCTTAATAAAATTCAGCCTGGTGCCGTGCAAAAA GTAGTTGAAGCACCTCCTGATTCTGCTAATGTCCCTGATGGGGCAGCTCTTTCTGCGTACCAATATTTTGAAAATGTCCGCAACTTCCTTGTAGCGGTAGAAGAAATGGGGCTTCCCTCTTTCGAAGCATCTGATTTGGAGAAA GGAGGGAAATCTTCCAGAATTGTCAATTGTGTGCTAGCACTGAAATCATATGCAGAGTGGAAACAAGGAGGTGGAAGTGGATCATGGAAATACAGTGGGAACTCAAAACCATCATCGGCAGGAAAGCAATTTTTCCGAAGAAACTCTGAGCCATTCATGAATTCAATCTCAAGGACTTCATCTATCAGCGACAAGTCTCTTGATAGCACTGAGCATGATGCTCGTGAAATG GTGAACGCAGGTTCCTTGCATATGCTTGTTCGTGAGCTTCTCTCTGACAAGAAGCAAGAAGATGTTCCATTT ATTGTGGAGAATATGTTGAGCAAAGTTATGGAAGAATTTGAGCATCGGCTTGCCAGCCAAAGTGAACAG TTGAAGACCTCCCAGAAAGAGACAGCTGTTTCAACTACCGATGGATCTCCCTTGGAGCTTACACGTGAGGAGACGCAGGTCGCAATGGTCAAGGATGAAGAAAAAGCAGCCtctgaagggatatgcggcaggATAAACATAGATGATGGTGTATCAACAACACAGGTTGTAAAGCAGCTGATGCTGGTTGAACAACAGCATAGAGAAGTACAG CAATTGAAATCTACTCTCCGTGCTGCTAAAGTAGACATGCAGTTTCTTCAACTGAAATATCAGGAGGAGGTCAGCAATCTAG GTAAACATCTGCATGGTTTAGCTCACGCTGCTTCGAGTTACCAAAAGGTTCTGGAGGAAAATCGAAAGCTTTACAATCAAGTGCAAGACCTTAAAG GGAACATCAGAGTGTATTGCCGGGTGCGACCATTCTTGCCTGGCCAACAAAACGGTCTAAGCACTGTGGATCACATAGATTACGAGAATATTACAATAACTACTTCTTCAAAGTATGGAAAAGAGGGAAAGAAATTATTCACTTTTAACAAGGTCTTTGGTCCTTCTGCAACCCAAG CGGAAGTGTTTGCAGATACACAGCCTTTGATCCGGTCTGTTCTTGATGGCTTCAATGTTTGTATCTTTGCTTACGGACAAACAGGATCAGGGAAAACACATACGATG ACTGGCCCATCAGATCTCACGAAGGAGACCCTTGGTGTGAATTACAGGGCATTGAGTGATCTATTTCTTATTTCAGAACAGAGAAGAGATGTTATTTCTTATGATATTTCAGTTCAGATGGTTGAGATTTATAATGAGCAAGTCAGAGATCTCCTTACCCCAGATGGTGTTAACAAAAA AGTAGAAATTCGTAATAGTTCCCAGAAGGGTTTCAATGTACCTGATGCAAATCTTGTTCCAGTAACATCAACTTCTGATGTAATGAATCTGATGAACCTTGGGCACAAGAATCGTGCAGTGAGTGCTACTGCCATGAACGACAGAAGTAGTCGCTCTCACAG TTGCCTTACAGTTCATGTTCAAGGAAGAAACATGACATCTGGTGCAATTCTTCGTGGTTCCATGCACCTCGTTGACCTAGCAGGAAGTGAAAGAGTGGACAAGTCAGAGGCAGTTGGTGATAGGTTGAAAGAGGCTACACATATCAACAAGTCTCTTTCTGCTTTAGGAGATGTCATATCTTCACTTGCTCAAAAGAACTCACACGTTCCCTACAGGAATAGTAAGCTTACGCAATTGCTTCAGGATTCTCTTG GAGGGCAAGCAAAAACGTTGATGTTTGTTCATATAAGTCCTGAGCTTAATGCTGTTGGAGAAACACTCAGCACTCTGAAATTCGCTGAACGGGTTTCTACAGTTGAGCTTGGTACTGCACGGGTCAACAAGGAGAGTTCTGACGTCAAGGAACTAAAAGAACAG ATTGCCAGTCTTAAGGCAGCCTTAGCAAGGAAGGAGGAAGAGCAAGGGCGCCGCCCACTTTCCAGATCATGTACTCCAGAAAGAGTCAGAACAGGATCCTGCGGATCTTCTCTTTCTTCTAGTTGGCAGAGTATGGGAGACCTTTCAAGCCATCATGGACAGCTAATAGAAGATGTTGGTAGTAACATAGAG GTTAAAAAGAAGTCCGCGTCAAAAATGAGAAGGCGAAGCTTAGATCCCAAAGACTTTCAGATGAATTCTCCTCCCTGGCCACCAGTCAATAGCCCTGCATCAAGGGAAGACGACAAAGAATCAGTCTCTGGTGATTGGGTTGACAAAATTATGGTGAACAAGCAAGATGGTCTGAGTAGAAGTAGTTCCTTAAGAGGATGGGAAGACGAAACCAGGCAGTCATCTGGCCTGTTATATAGGAAATGCTCCTCTGAGAGTTCAAAGGTTTATCCTGAACAGCCTATAAACAAAGTTGCATCAAATAAAAAGGACGGCCAAGACTACGAGACAAGTAGGATTCGGTCTGAAGCAGGTTCCGTGGATGATTTGGATGACCTGGAAACTGCAACAAGTGACTCTTCTGAGCTTGAATTCCCTTGGCAACCGAATCTTCAGAAAGTTAGTCAGACTCCGAATGGACTGGGATCCAAACTCAAAAAACCTAGTCCTAAGCAAGTGAAGAAGCCAGAAATAAG GAGCTTGATTCCCCCACCACCAACTAGGAGACTTTCTAATGGGATGGTTTCACCATCTGCAAAGACGGGAAGAGCAGCTGCTTTAGAAGGAAAGCGAAAGACAGTGAGTGGCAAGTGA